GGTGCGCCGGCTGGAGGATCCGGCGGAGCTGGCGGGGGTGCGTCCGGCGAAAGGCATCCACCTGACCTTCCCCGCGTCGGCTATCCGGACGACGGCGGCGATGCTGCTTCCGGCCGGAGACGGCCGCTACGTCTTCGTCATCCCGTGGGTGGACTCGACGGTGATCGTCGGGACGACAGACGACGACTACACCGGACCCCTCGACTCCCCCACCGCGCTGCCGCAGGAGGTGTCGTACCTCATCGACACCGTCAACTCCTACGTCGATCCACCCGTCGGACAGCAGGACGTCCTTTCGGCGTGGGCGGGGTTGCGCCCGTTGATCCAGAAACCGGGCCGCCGGCTCAAGGAGCTGTCGCGGCGTCACAGCGTCACTATCGGCTCGGCCGGAGTCGTCACCGTCGCCGGCGGCAAGCTCACCACCTACAGGACGATGGCCGCGGAGGCGGTGGACGCAGCCGCCGAGTCGGCCGGTCTCGGCACAATCCGCGCGTCGCGCACCTCACGCATCCGGCTGTCGGGGGCCGGGGAAGCCGTCCCGGACGAACGCGTCGTGGCCGCGGCAGCGAAGCTGGGACTGGACTCCGCCCACCAGCTCCGGCTGCACCGCCGGTACGGCACACATGCGCTGGACGTGCTGGACCTCGCCGAACGCGAACCAGAGCTGGTGGAGCCGCTGCATCCCCACCTGCCCTACCTCCTCGCGGAGGCC
Above is a window of Actinomycetota bacterium DNA encoding:
- a CDS encoding FAD-dependent oxidoreductase; translation: LVAYDLLAAGSGASRHRRLDQPGARQLAWALGPHVTGAYCYPDARTDDARLVWTIARTAGEMGAVVANHAPVLELLRDTRGRASGAVVSDVETGEPVHVRARVVVNASGVWVDEVRRLEDPAELAGVRPAKGIHLTFPASAIRTTAAMLLPAGDGRYVFVIPWVDSTVIVGTTDDDYTGPLDSPTALPQEVSYLIDTVNSYVDPPVGQQDVLSAWAGLRPLIQKPGRRLKELSRRHSVTIGSAGVVTVAGGKLTTYRTMAAEAVDAAAESAGLGTIRASRTSRIRLSGAGEAVPDERVVAAAAKLGLDSAHQLRLHRRYGTHALDVLDLAEREPELVEPLHPHLPYLLAEAAYAIEFESARRPNDVLGHRLRARITSPDGGRAAAAWVSSRLAMTLAWDERTRAMHMSGYDRLVASERSVRDVLNP